The following coding sequences lie in one Arachis ipaensis cultivar K30076 chromosome B03, Araip1.1, whole genome shotgun sequence genomic window:
- the LOC107632442 gene encoding GDSL esterase/lipase At5g37690-like — translation MGYRDPAVPAVYIFGDSTFDVGTNNFLNDTKSKADMPFYGIDYSPSHSKPTGRFSNGYNTADCIVQLLGFKESPPPFLYLVQNDTEDFNTQILKGVNFAGGGAGILHHTGKQRFGRVISMEEQIQQFSSVGDNMTRYLNESAAKGIINKSLILISVGSNDINEFLMFNVSNSSSLIQQLQQFLPDLIASYQAHLTNLISLGARKFGILGLAPLGSVPDVRGSYGGNSSNEINAVAELFNYGLYYMLLDLNSSKFPEFKFSFGNTYSITTGMINNPASLGKHASASS, via the exons ATGGGGTATAGAGATCCAGCAGTGCCTGCAGTTTACATATTTGGGGACTCAACTTTTGATGTTGGTACCAACAATTTCTTGAATGATACAAAGTCAAAGGCTGATATGCCATTTTATGGGATTGATTATTCTCCTTCTCACTCCAAGCCTACTGGAAGGTTTAGCAATGGTTATAACACTGCTGATTGCATTG TGCAATTACTAGGATTCAAGGAGAGTCCACCGCCATTTCTGTATCTTGTACAAAATGATACAGAAGATTTCAACACCCAAATCCTTAAGGGAGTCAATTTTGCTGGAGGAGGAGCAGGGATTCTCCACCACACTGGAAAACAACGCTTT GGGAGGGTTATATCCATGGAAGAACAAATTCAACAATTCTCAAGTGTTGGGGACAATATGACACGGTATCTAAACGAAAGTGCCGCAAAAGGTATAATCAACAAATCCCTAATCCTTATAAGTGTGGGAAGCAACGACATAAATGAATTCTTGATGTTCAATGTAAGCAACTCCAGCAGCCTCATCCAACAACTGCAACAATTCTTGCCGGACTTGATCGCTAGCTACCAAGCTCATCTCACG AATTTAATAAGTCTCGGAGCCAGAAAATTTGGCATACTAGGTCTTGCTCCTCTTGGTTCTGTCCCAGACGTGCGTGGAAGTTATGGTGGAAACTCTTCGAATGAAATCAATGCTGTTGCTGAACTCTTCAACTATGGATTGTATTATATGCTGCTAGATTTGAACTCATCAAAGTTTCCTGAATTTAAGTTTTCCTTTGGAAACACATATTCAATTACCACTGGAATGATAAACAATCCTGCATCACTTGGTAAACATGCATCTGCTTCTAGCTAA